The nucleotide window GCGGACACGATTGGTCGGGACTTCGCGCGGCGGGCGGGGTTTGTGAAGGATTCCAAATCGCGCGATGTTGCTGGAGACAATTGCGAGGTTGGTCAACGCGCTGCCCAACTGGAGCCGCAGGTCCTCGTCGCTGAGCAACGCCCCCGCGACACCGCGGCCCTGCCGAAGGTCGGTCGTGATCGCCTTGAGATCGGCAGTCGCCGCGCCCGCGGTGGATACGAGGGACTGCAACGCCGGACGCTGTTCGGTCACAAAGGCGTCCAGCTGGTCCGTCGTCCCCTTCAGGGTGCCTGAAATCACCGCCAGATTGCTGAGCGCCCCGGACACCACCGGTGCGTTGGTGCGGATCAGTCCCCGGGCGTCGGACAGGGTCAGCACCGCCTCTTCCGTCGCACGGCGCAGGTTCTCCGCCGAAGCCGTCAGGTTGGTCAGGGCCTCCGGAGTGATCAGTTGCTCGTCCAGACGCCTGGCAGCCCCATTGATGCGGTCCAGTGCCAGGTCGAGCTTCCCGAGCAGCGTGGTCGCCGACCGTGCGGTTTCCTGGAGATCAAAGGGGCGCTCCGCCTCGATCGCCTCCGCATCGGCAAGGAATGGGGCGTCTTCACCCTGCGGCACGATGGCAATGTACTGGTCACCCAGGAACCCGGACTGGGCGATGGATACCCGGGCGTCCCGGCGGATCGGATACCGGCTGAGAATCCGCGCCGAAATGGCCACCGCACGCCGGTCTTCGGTCAGCTCGATCCGGGTCACGCTGCCCACCGGCACCCCGGAAATCGCCACCGGAGCCCCGACCTTCAATCCGCCCACCTCGACACTCAGCACGCGGATCGTGTACGTCCGGGCAAACAGCCCCCGGCCCTTGCTGAAGTTGAGGATCATCCCCGCGATGATCGCGAGGGTCACGAACACGAAGATACCGACTTTTCGGGCGGAGGACATGAAACTCAGGATCGGACCGGCAGGGCCGGCGCGGGTTCGGTGGCAATGCCATTGACGAAATTGAAAACGACCGGGTCCCCGGAGCCGAGGATGTCGGCCGTGGGTCCGTCGGCGTGAATGACCCCGTCGTGCAGCATGAGGATGCGATCGCTGATCCTCCGGGCCGACGCCATGTCATGGGTGACTGCGATGCTCGTCACTCCGAGCTGGCTCCAGACCCGCCGGATGACGGCATCAATCCGGGCGCCCGCGATCGGATCGAGCCCGGTGGTGGGCTCGTCGTACAGGAGGATCTGCGGCCGGTACACGATGGCCCGGGCGAGACCGACCCGCTTCCGCATGCCGCCGGAAAGCTCCGCGGGCTTCTTGTCCTCGGTTCCGGGGAGCTCGACCATCTCGAGCGCTTCCGCCACCAATCGCCGCACCTCGCCCGCGGTGTGACGTCCTTCGCGCCTCAGGACAAATCCCACGTTCTCCAGCACGTTCAACGAATCAAACAGGGCCGCCCCCTGAAACAACATTCCAAACTTTCGTCGCACCGGAAGCAGCGCCCGTTCGTCGAGTGAGCAGAGGTTGGTGCCGTCCACCACCACGCGTCCCCGGTCGGGCTGCAACAGCGCCACCAGATGCTTGAGCAGCACGCTCTTCCCGCCGCCGCTCCGCCCGATGATCACCACGGACTCCCCACGTTCCACCCGCAGCGAAACCCCGCGGAGCACGGAGGTGTCCCCAAACCCCTTCCAGACTTCCAGGACCTCAATCATGCGCGGGCTGGATCCGGCTCAAACGAGCAGCCGGGTGAGCAGCAGGGTGAGGAAGAAGTTGCTGACCAGGATGGTGATGCTGGCGGCGACGACCGCCTCGGTGGTGGCCCGGCCAACACCCTCGGCGCCCTGCGGACACGTCAGGCCCCGGTGGCAACAGATCAGGGCGATGGCCAGCCCGAAGAGCACCGCCTTGATGAGCCCCATGACGATATCGGAAGGGGCGGTGTAGCGGTTGATGTAGGCGAGATAGTACGCACCCTCGATGCCCAGCAGTTTGACCCCGACCAGGTAGCTGGCGGCGATGCCAACCAGCACCGCCTCCGCGGTGAGCAGCGGCGCCGCAACCGTCAGGGCCAGCAGTCTGGGCACGACCAGATAGTCCACCGGATGGGTGGCGAGGGTGCGGAGCGCATCAATCTGCTCGGTGACCCGCATGGTGCCCAGTTCAGCCGCCATCGAGGCGCCCACCCGCGCCGTGAGCATCAGGCCCGCCAGCACCGGACCCAGCTCGCTGGCCATGCCGACGCTGACCACCGCACCCGTGGCGGTGTCGAGGCGCACCTTGTGAAACTGAAAGTAGGTCTGCGCCGTGAGCACCATGCCGGTGGCCGCACCCGTGGTCAGCACGACACTCTGGGATTTCACCCCCACCTGGTACAGCTGCTCGATGAAATCCGGCCACGACGGTCGCCGGTGACGCACCGACCGGATCGCCTCGCCCAGCAGCTGGGCAAGCGCTCCCAGGGTGTCGAGCAGCCCGGAGATTCGGTTTTGGAGGACAAGGAACATCCGTGGGCCGGGAGGTTAATGCGCCGGGCCCGAACGCCAATCCCCGAAATGTTCCCGAATTGTTCCTTGGGCCGCCCCGGCGGTTTCAGGGGCGCCGGACTCCCTGGAAGCGGGCCCGCGCGAACGCGAGCAACTCCTCCGCCTGCGGGATCCCCAGCGCCAGCGCCACGCCGAGGTACGCGGCCGAGGCTCCGGCAATGGCGCCAAACACGGTGACGCCCCTGGACAGCCACCCGTTCAACCCGAGCCAGTGTTGAAATCCCGCACAAAGCAACGCCGCCACCCCGGCGGCGGCAGCCGCGGCGGCGAGCAGGGATCCCGGATGCCCCACGGCCTCCCCATATCCGAACCGAGGCAACACCCGCTTCAAGGCGTACATCAGCAGCAGCGTGTTGCAGGCCGCACTCAGCGTGTTGGCAAGCCCCATGCCCGCCTGGTGAAGCCGCGGGATCAGGAATAGCGCAAACACGAGGTTGACGGCGAGGGCGGCAACGCTGATCCGCATCGGCGTCCGGGTGTCGCCCAGTGCATAAAATGCCCGTGCATAAATGCTGTTCAACGAGAAGAACACCAGACCCAGGGCCAGCGACCACAAGGCCTGCGCGGCGAGGCCGGTGTCCGCGGCGGTGAATTTTCCGTGTTCGAACAGCAGCCGGATGATCGGACGCGCCAGGACCAGCAGGATCACGGTCGCCAGGGTATTGATGAACACGAGCTGGCGCAGCCCGTCCCGCAGGGCTGTGCGGAATTCCGGCAGCCGCTTTCCGGCGGCGAGCCCGCTCAACTCGGCGAGCAGATAGGTGGCCAGGGAGACCCCGACGACCCCCTGGGGCAGTTCCATGAGGCGGACGGCATAGTTGAAGGCGGACAAAACGTTCTGCGCCTCGGACACCGCCAGCGTCTGGGTGACCACGACATTGAGCTGGTACGCCGCCACCCCGAGGGTGGCGGGACCCATCCTGCGGGCGACCTCGCGCACGGTGGGGTTTCCGAAAGGGTTGACCCAGGCGAATCGAAACCCGTCGCGATGCAGCATCGGCCACTGGGCCGCCGCCTGCAGAAACCCGGCGATCACCACCCCCACCGCAAGGCCGAAGACCTGCTGCTCCAGCGTCGCGCCGAAACGCGGTGCCAGCAGATACACCGAGGCGATCATCACCACGTTCAGCAGCGCCGCACCCAGCGCCGGCATGAAGTAACGCCCGCGGGCATTGAGCAGTCCGATGAACACCGCCGCAAAGCAGACAAAGCCCACGTACGGAAACATCACCAGCATGAGGCGCGCACTCAGCGCCGCCCGCATCGGGAGGGGTACCCACAGGACGATGCCCGCAAGCCCCCCCATCGCCAGCAGCACGACCGCTCCCAGCAGCAGCCCCAGTGCGCACAGGACCGCGTTCACCGAGCGCCACAGGGCGGCGGCATCCGAACCCTGCTCGCGTTCCTTGAAGACCGGGATGAAGGCGGCGGTCAGGGCTCCCTCGCCCAGAAGCCGGCGCAAGAGGTTCGGCAGCGAATAGGCGTAGTAAAAGGCGTCCGCGACCGGACCGATGCCCATGAACCCGGCGTAAACCGCCTCGCGCAGAAATCCCAGGAACCGGCTGATGAGGGTCGCCGCCCCCGCCGCTCCGGACGATTTCAACATGCGCGACATGAAGCCGGAACCATCCCGGAACTCCGCCGCCCGGTGCAAGCAGCGCCCCGAACCCGCGCTCCCGGAGTCCCCTCCTCCGCGAACAGGCCTCCGCGGTGCGATCACGACGACCGCCGAATTCAGGCCCGCTTCGGTTGCGCGGAACGGTCGGATGAATAATCCATGATCCATGGAGTCCGGACTTCTGGCGCGCATGCGAAACTTCATCCCCAGAGGGTGGCAATGGCTGCCGGTCGCCCTGACGGGCGTGCTGCCGCCGGCCGCCACGGCCGCCGGGGACTTTCAGGAGGTCGCCCTGCCATTCCTTGAGGTGCATTGCCATGACTGCCATGGGGGCCGGAAAACCAAGGCGGACCTCGACCTCAAGCAGATCCGGGACGACCGGCGCATCCTTCCCGAACTCAAGCTGTGGAGGAACGTGCTCCAGCAGGTGACCAGCGGTGAAATGCCGCCGTCCACCGTGGCCGTCCGCCCCACCGCCGGGGAGATCGCCGACTTCAACCGCGCGGTGCTCGACGCCATCGCGGCCGCCGAGTCGAAACTGCCCCCCGATCCGGGACGGGTCACCGCACGCCGGCTCAACCGCACGGAGTACAACAACACGGTGAGGGATCTGCTCGATGTGGACTTTGATGCAGCCGAGAACTTCCCGGCGGACGACATCGGCCACGGATTCGACAACATCGGCGATGTGCTCACCATGTCGCCGGTCCATCTGGAGCGGTATCTGGACGCCGCCGACGGGCTGGTGGAGCGGGCCATCCTGTTGAAGCTGCCCAAGCCCCCCGAGCGGACCACGTTTTCCATCTTCCTGGAACCGGGAGGGTACGGTTCGGAGGACGGCACGCGCCCGGTGACCAACAGCGTTCCGGAGCTGTTTGTCCGCCATACGTTGAAGGAGGCCGGGGCCTACCGGTTCAGGGTCCGCGCCGGGGCCTCCAATGCCCCGCCGGAGCCCCCGGTGCGGATGGCACTGCTGGTGGACGACGCCCCGGTCCTGGAAACAACGGTCACGAACTCGCCGAAGCAATGGCAATGGTTTGAGGTGGAGCTGGAGCTGCCGCCAGGCGAGCACCGGTTCAGCGCCCGATGGGAAAACCGGGACACCAATGTCCTGGGCCAGACGCTGTACATCAATGAGTTCAAAGTCATCGGCCCCGGCGACACACGAACGCCGTTCATGAAGCGCCTTGCCGCGGTCGCCCCGGACCGGCCGGAGGACGAACGCGCGCGGCTCGCCGCGGCGTGGTTGCTCACCCGCGCGTTCCGCCGGACACCGACGGACGAAGAACTGGTCCGCTACGGGCGCGTATTTGATGCAGGCCGCGAAGCGGCCAACGGTCAGTTCGAGGGCGGCCTGCAGGAGCTGGTCCGCGCCGCGCTGGTGTCGCCCAAGTTCCTTTTCCGGGTGGAGCTGGATGACCAGCCTCGCGCCGAGACCCCGCAGCCGCTGGACGCGTTCCACCTCGCATCGCGACTGAGCTACTTCCTGTGGAGCACCATGCCGGATGACGAACTCCTCGACCTGGCAGGCAGAAATGCCCTCGGCGACCAGTTGGAGGCGCAGGTGCGTCGGATGCTCAGGGATCCGAAGTCCGAAGCCCTCGTTCGCAACTTCGGGCTGCAATGGCTCCAGTTGCAGCGCCTGTCCAGCTTCCAGCCCGACAAGAACCTCTTCCCTGATTTCGACGAGCGGCTCCGGCGCGCAATGCTGCGGGAAACTGAGTTGTTTCTTGATGAAATCATCCGCGAGGACCGCAGCCTCCTTGACCTGGTGGATGCGGACTTCACCTACGTCAACCGCGCTCTGGCCCGGCACTACGGCGTGGAATCCCAGGCATTTCCCGAGGGCGGACCGCGGGGCGGTCGGAGACGCTCCGACGAATTCGTCCGGGTAAACCTTCCGGAACGTCAGCGGGGTGGCCTGCTCACCCAGGCCAGCATTCTCACCGCCACCTCAAATCCGACCCGAACATCGCCGGTCAAGCGCGGGAAATGGGTCCTCGAGCAGATTCTCGGCACGCCGCCACCACCACCGCCTCCGGATGTTCCCGAACTGGACGACCAGGAGGAGCTCGCCGGCACGCTCCGCCAGCGGATGGAGCAGCACCGTGCCAATCCGGCGTGTGCCAGCTGCCACCACCAGATGGATGCCCTCGGTTTTGCCCTTGAGAATTTCGACGCCATCGGGCGCTTCCGGCAGGCCGATGCCGACGGCCCCATTGACCCCTCGGGAACGCTGCCTGATGGGAAGTCCTTCCAAGGCGCCGCCGATCTGCGAACGATCCTGAGGGAAAAGCAGGAGCTGGTTGCCCGCAATCTGGCTGAGAAACTGACCACCTATGCCCTGGGCCGCGGCCTGGAGTATTACGACGAGCGCGCTCTGCGAAAGATGCTCGCCGAAGTGGCGGAATCGGACTATCGGTTTTCAGCGCTGGTGATCGCCATCGTGAAGAGCGACCCGTTCCGCCTCCGTCGCGGTCTGGGCGCGGTGACGGGTCCGGCGCCGCCACCGGCAGGTGGTTCCTGAGCGCAGCCCTTGTACGGCACAGGATCAAGACAGACATTTTATCGAACGAAGCACAACGCCATGAGCACCCCGATCACACTGTCCCGTCGCACCTTGCTGCGAGGTCTTGGCACCACGTTGGCCCTCCCGTGGCTCGAAGCCATGGGCCCCCTGACCGCCTGGGGCGACGGCACCGTTCCCTCGGCCCAGGCTGCACCCAACCGCATGGCGTTCCTGTACGTCCCAAACGGCATCAACATGGCGGACTGGAAGCCCTCGGCGGAGGGGGAACTGTCCGCAGAACTCCCGGCCATCCTTCAACCGCTGGCGCCCCACCGTTCGGACTTCTCGGTGCTGACCGGCCTCACGGCCGACAAGGCGCGCGCCAACGGCGATGGGGGCGGAGATCACGCGCGGGCGCTCTCGGCCTTCCTGACCGGAGCCCAGCCCAGGAAAACCGACGGGACCGACATTCGCGCCGGCATTTCGGTGGACCAGGTCGCGGCCGCCCGGCTGGCGGACCGGACCCGGTTGGCCTCCCTCGAAATCGGCACCGAGGCGGGCTCGATGGCTGGCAACTGCGATTCCGGTTACAGCTGCGTTTACTCCTCCACCATGGCGTGGCGGTCCGCCACACAGCCGCTGCCCAAGGAGGTCAATCCGAAGCTCGTCTTCGAACGGCTCTTCAGCTCCGGCTCCCGTGAGGAACGCCTCCGGCGCGATGCCCGTCGCAAGAGCGTGCTGGACCTGGTCCGGGATGATTTCGCCGATCTCAACGGGCGGCTGGGGCGCGGAGACCAGCGCAAACTCGACGAATATTTCACGGCGGTCCGCGACCTGGAATTGCGGATTGAACGGGCGGCCCGGTTCCCGGACCCGACGGTGCCGGAAGGCGTCACCGCCCCCGAGGGCATCCCCGGAAGCTACGAGGAGCACATCCGCCTGATGGCCGACCTGCTGGTGCTCGCATTCCAGACCGACACCACCCGGGTATGCACCTTCGTGCTGGCCAACGAGGGCAGTGGCAAGCCGTATCCGTTCATCGGTGTCAGCGAGGGGCACCACGACCTGTCGCATCACGGCAACAACGCCGAGAAAAAGGAGAAGATCGCAAAGATCAACCGGTTCCATGCCACCCAGCTCGCCTATCTGCTGGACCGGATGAAATCGGTCAGGGAAGGCGACGGGACGCTGCTGGACCACTGCATGATCGCCTACGGCAGCGGCAACTCCGACGGCAACGCCCACAATCACGATGACCTCCCGATCCTCCTCGCGGGACGCGGCTGCGGCACACTGCACCCCGGCCGGCACACGGTCTACCCCGACGAGACCCCGCTGAACAACCTGTGGCTGGCCCTGCTCAATCGCATGGAGATTTCCGTGCACCAGCTCGGGGACAGTACCGGAGAACTGAAGCAGATCTGACCCGGCCTTCCTGGGCTCACCGGCGGAGGAGCCACCAAAGCAGCACCGCGAGGAGCACGACGGCAACCCCCGCCCATGCCGGGTGAGGACCCCGCCGTCCGGAGGTTCCAAATTCCTCCCGACGAAACTCCTCGGCATCGAAGTCATCCTCATCCGGGATCCCGAGGCCCTGCACCACCGCCCGGTCGTTCCACCCGGTGGATTCATCCGCACCGCACTCGGGACACGCCGCCGCACCGGGGGGGACTTCAGCACCGCAGTTGGGGCAGATTTCCGGCGTCTCCATGTCATTGCCCTCCCCGGTGGTCGCCCGGAGTGATTCCACCCCGGAAAAGCCGGAACTCCTCGACCAGAGCAACGACCAATCCACGGAGAATCCCGAGTTCCGTCCGAACCGTCCTCACCACGTCCAAGAATCCGTCATCACGCGCCGCCATCCGCTCGGCCGCCTCGCCGGCGGCTTCCAGGTGCCGCAGGGATCGCTTCAAACAGGCGACGATGAACGGAGGCCCGCACCGGTGCCGTCCGTAGGCCAGGGGGTTCAACGCCCCGGAGAGTCGCGCCCCCGTCAGGTGCAATTGGCAGATCAGGTCGGTTACATCCGGAGCACTTCGGGCCTCCGGTCGCGACCGGTCCACCGCATCCCGTGTGGAGCGTCCGAGTTGCTGGCATCGCAGATAGACCGGATGAACCGCCGTTCCGTTTTCGTCCCGGACCCAGTCCACCCCCTCGGTCGCCGGATCCGGGTGCCCGCAGGCCGCGGGATCCATCCGTTGGATGCCGCCGGTGAGTTCGGTGCCCGCGTCCAAAGCAGTCCAGCCCATCTCACGGGCGATGATGCGCTCGGCATCCGGATGCCCCTCGTACCGGTCCAACAACGCCATCAACTTCTCCGTCCGGGCGTCGGATTCGCGCAGGAACTGCTCGCAATCGAATTCGTCCCAGGAGCCGGTGTCCTTCCCGTCCGGCAGCTTGCCATGCTCCCGCTCCACGGCGTCGGTCAAGGTCCGCAGAAACGACTCCCAGCCCCGCGCCGTCGTCCTCTGACGCTCCCGTTCGTCCCCGGAACTCAGGTGCCATTCGTGTGCAGAAAGCGTGAGCTCGTACTCGGCGCTCTCGACGACCACGCGACCATTCGCCGTCGAGAACCACTCGAGGTAGAGGCAATTGGCCAGGTGCTCGGACGGGGTGATTCCGGATTTCAACAGCTCCATGGCCTCCTCCATGGGCACGTCGAAGACCCGCACCTTTCGCGAGGCGGTCATGTCACCCACCCCGCCCCGCTGGACCGGGGCCAGTCGCCTTCCGGGCCGCAGGGGCACCGTGAGTCCCGGATTCCTGAACCGGAGATGACAGCCCGCGAGGTCGGCGCAGGGGTTGCCCTCCAGTTCCAGGCGAATCGGCGCCGTTTCCCCGTGGAGCCAGAGGGATCCGCGCACGACGCCGCGGGTGCGGCTGTCGAGTTCGCCACGAACCACCGAATCATGGATCCGCCACGCCATGCGCGAAGCAAAACGGCCCCGTCACCCGCAGACAAGCCGCGGGATTTGGGGAGGGCGGTCCCCCCGGAGCCCGCACAGTTCCGTCGAAACCAACTCATCCGCCGGATCGCGCCGCATCCGGCCGCTCATCGCGCAGGATCCAGCCGGACCCTCTCCATCAACACGGCGCCGGTCTTCCACGCATTCGTCCACTCGCGGGTGGGCGCCTCAAACGCCATGATGTAGAGGCTGCCCGTGCGATCGTTGGCAATCAGTTGATAGGAGACCGTCCACCCCTCGCGTCCCGGTCCGGAGTCCTCGAAGCGAAAGGTGGTCCGTGAGATCGCCCCGGGCTTCCCGTCGGCCCGCTCGACCAGTTTGTGGTTCTTCGCGGCGGCGTCGGCCACGCCTGCGGCGTATTGGGACGGCGCCATGCCCGCCTGCTTGGGAACGTCGGGCACCCAGTTGATGTCCATCGCCGGTCCGTTGGTGCGTCCCGGCCCTGGTGCGCTCAGGCGATAGGTTTCCGAAGTCCCCTTGCGCTCACGGCTGAGCTTCCACCCCGCGGGCTGAAGCAGGTCTGCCCGGATCTCCCGCAGGCGGACCCAGGAGAAGCCTTCCGGCGCCGCCGGCAACCCCCCGGCCGCCTGTGCCATCACGGCAGCCAGCCAGGTCACGATCGCGAAATGCCGCCAGCCCATGGGAGAAAATGTTTTTCAAGTCAGACGCCGCCGCAAGTCCCCAGTGGCGGTCAGCAGCGAACAGGGCGGAGCGAAAGGACGAACCGATGGCCTCCCCGCCCCGCCGGAAAGGGTCAATTTTTTCGCCGAACCACCGCCATCCAAAGGTCACCCGTCCGCCACCGGGCTTTCACCCCGTCTTCGCCGGAGGCCCACCTGGTTGTGACCTGGGCAGCCTTCGCTGGAGGCCGATGAAGTTGCCCACAATGCTCTGCCGGTTGCCCGTTCTTGCCTCGCTTGGCCTCGTCTCCGCCCTGGCCCAGCCGTCCATCACCGTGACCTCACCCCCGGACGGCGTCACCGCGACCGCGCCGGCCGTCTGGGAGCTCGCGGTGGCCGCTGTGGAGGATGGTTCGCCCGTGGTGCAGGTGGAGTACTTCGCCGACGGAACCCGGGTCGCGGTGGCGACCAACGCGCCCTTCGCGGTCACGCTCAACCCCGCGCCCGTCGGGGGCTATGCGCTGCGGGCGCGCGTGACCGACGCCCTTGCCCGCACCGCGGATTCCGCGCCGGTCCATGTTTCCGTTGCGCGCGCCACCTCCGCGCCGCTCACGCTTCAGATCTTCCACGCGTCGGATCTCGAGGCGGGCATCCCGGCGCTCACCGATGCGCTGAATTTCTCCCGGGTGCTCAACGGCCTCCGTGCCGGGACCACGCTGCCCACGCTCACGCTCAGTTCGGGCGACAATTACATCC belongs to Verrucomicrobiia bacterium and includes:
- a CDS encoding MCE family protein, which encodes MSSARKVGIFVFVTLAIIAGMILNFSKGRGLFARTYTIRVLSVEVGGLKVGAPVAISGVPVGSVTRIELTEDRRAVAISARILSRYPIRRDARVSIAQSGFLGDQYIAIVPQGEDAPFLADAEAIEAERPFDLQETARSATTLLGKLDLALDRINGAARRLDEQLITPEALTNLTASAENLRRATEEAVLTLSDARGLIRTNAPVVSGALSNLAVISGTLKGTTDQLDAFVTEQRPALQSLVSTAGAATADLKAITTDLRQGRGVAGALLSDEDLRLQLGSALTNLAIVSSNIARFGILHKPRPPREVPTNRVRMMGRDPLAPRR
- a CDS encoding ATP-binding cassette domain-containing protein: MIEVLEVWKGFGDTSVLRGVSLRVERGESVVIIGRSGGGKSVLLKHLVALLQPDRGRVVVDGTNLCSLDERALLPVRRKFGMLFQGAALFDSLNVLENVGFVLRREGRHTAGEVRRLVAEALEMVELPGTEDKKPAELSGGMRKRVGLARAIVYRPQILLYDEPTTGLDPIAGARIDAVIRRVWSQLGVTSIAVTHDMASARRISDRILMLHDGVIHADGPTADILGSGDPVVFNFVNGIATEPAPALPVRS
- a CDS encoding ABC transporter permease gives rise to the protein MFLVLQNRISGLLDTLGALAQLLGEAIRSVRHRRPSWPDFIEQLYQVGVKSQSVVLTTGAATGMVLTAQTYFQFHKVRLDTATGAVVSVGMASELGPVLAGLMLTARVGASMAAELGTMRVTEQIDALRTLATHPVDYLVVPRLLALTVAAPLLTAEAVLVGIAASYLVGVKLLGIEGAYYLAYINRYTAPSDIVMGLIKAVLFGLAIALICCHRGLTCPQGAEGVGRATTEAVVAASITILVSNFFLTLLLTRLLV
- the murJ gene encoding murein biosynthesis integral membrane protein MurJ; translation: MSRMLKSSGAAGAATLISRFLGFLREAVYAGFMGIGPVADAFYYAYSLPNLLRRLLGEGALTAAFIPVFKEREQGSDAAALWRSVNAVLCALGLLLGAVVLLAMGGLAGIVLWVPLPMRAALSARLMLVMFPYVGFVCFAAVFIGLLNARGRYFMPALGAALLNVVMIASVYLLAPRFGATLEQQVFGLAVGVVIAGFLQAAAQWPMLHRDGFRFAWVNPFGNPTVREVARRMGPATLGVAAYQLNVVVTQTLAVSEAQNVLSAFNYAVRLMELPQGVVGVSLATYLLAELSGLAAGKRLPEFRTALRDGLRQLVFINTLATVILLVLARPIIRLLFEHGKFTAADTGLAAQALWSLALGLVFFSLNSIYARAFYALGDTRTPMRISVAALAVNLVFALFLIPRLHQAGMGLANTLSAACNTLLLMYALKRVLPRFGYGEAVGHPGSLLAAAAAAAGVAALLCAGFQHWLGLNGWLSRGVTVFGAIAGASAAYLGVALALGIPQAEELLAFARARFQGVRRP
- a CDS encoding DUF1592 domain-containing protein; this translates as MESGLLARMRNFIPRGWQWLPVALTGVLPPAATAAGDFQEVALPFLEVHCHDCHGGRKTKADLDLKQIRDDRRILPELKLWRNVLQQVTSGEMPPSTVAVRPTAGEIADFNRAVLDAIAAAESKLPPDPGRVTARRLNRTEYNNTVRDLLDVDFDAAENFPADDIGHGFDNIGDVLTMSPVHLERYLDAADGLVERAILLKLPKPPERTTFSIFLEPGGYGSEDGTRPVTNSVPELFVRHTLKEAGAYRFRVRAGASNAPPEPPVRMALLVDDAPVLETTVTNSPKQWQWFEVELELPPGEHRFSARWENRDTNVLGQTLYINEFKVIGPGDTRTPFMKRLAAVAPDRPEDERARLAAAWLLTRAFRRTPTDEELVRYGRVFDAGREAANGQFEGGLQELVRAALVSPKFLFRVELDDQPRAETPQPLDAFHLASRLSYFLWSTMPDDELLDLAGRNALGDQLEAQVRRMLRDPKSEALVRNFGLQWLQLQRLSSFQPDKNLFPDFDERLRRAMLRETELFLDEIIREDRSLLDLVDADFTYVNRALARHYGVESQAFPEGGPRGGRRRSDEFVRVNLPERQRGGLLTQASILTATSNPTRTSPVKRGKWVLEQILGTPPPPPPPDVPELDDQEELAGTLRQRMEQHRANPACASCHHQMDALGFALENFDAIGRFRQADADGPIDPSGTLPDGKSFQGAADLRTILREKQELVARNLAEKLTTYALGRGLEYYDERALRKMLAEVAESDYRFSALVIAIVKSDPFRLRRGLGAVTGPAPPPAGGS
- a CDS encoding DUF1552 domain-containing protein, with the translated sequence MSTPITLSRRTLLRGLGTTLALPWLEAMGPLTAWGDGTVPSAQAAPNRMAFLYVPNGINMADWKPSAEGELSAELPAILQPLAPHRSDFSVLTGLTADKARANGDGGGDHARALSAFLTGAQPRKTDGTDIRAGISVDQVAAARLADRTRLASLEIGTEAGSMAGNCDSGYSCVYSSTMAWRSATQPLPKEVNPKLVFERLFSSGSREERLRRDARRKSVLDLVRDDFADLNGRLGRGDQRKLDEYFTAVRDLELRIERAARFPDPTVPEGVTAPEGIPGSYEEHIRLMADLLVLAFQTDTTRVCTFVLANEGSGKPYPFIGVSEGHHDLSHHGNNAEKKEKIAKINRFHATQLAYLLDRMKSVREGDGTLLDHCMIAYGSGNSDGNAHNHDDLPILLAGRGCGTLHPGRHTVYPDETPLNNLWLALLNRMEISVHQLGDSTGELKQI
- a CDS encoding zinc-ribbon domain-containing protein, whose amino-acid sequence is METPEICPNCGAEVPPGAAACPECGADESTGWNDRAVVQGLGIPDEDDFDAEEFRREEFGTSGRRGPHPAWAGVAVVLLAVLLWWLLRR